The Candidatus Hydrogenedentota bacterium DNA segment GAGTTCGCAGAGTCTGCGGTCGACTTCGCGCTGGTCCAGCGCCTCGGCGTCGGTCAGCGCGCCCGCGATGATTTCGTTCACGTTCGCGACGGCCTTCTCGACCCCCTTGCCGAGGTAGCGTTTCTGGTCGTTGTCGCGCAATTCCACGGCCTCGTTAACGCCGGTCGAAGCGCCCGAAGGCACGGCGGCGCGGCCCATGACGCCGCTCTCGAGGTAGACATCCACTTCCACCGTCGGATTCCCGCGGGAATCGAGAATCTCACGACCTTGAATACCCTTGATTCGTGTCATGTTATGCAGCTTCCTTGTGGTTAAGGCCGCCGGCCGCACGCCTCTCGCCGTGCGGCGCCGCGGCTCAGTTTTTCCAGGGGAACAGCAGATCGCGGAGGCCGCGATTCAGGTAGTCGTCTTCCGCATCGTTAAAATCCACAGCCGCATGCGCATGGGCGGCCGCGGGCTTCCCCCGCGCGTCCCGCGCAGCGTATTTGCGCGACAGCATCTCATAGGCGCTCGAGGCCAGCACGACGGCCACGGCGGGCGCCAGCAAAAAGAAGATCGGCGGCGCCAGCGAAATGACCATCAGCAGAATAAACCACGGCGCGAGACCCAGCGCGTAGAAAGGATTGTCGAGCACGAGCAGCGCGCTCAACTTCAGCGTGGCCCATACGCCGGCGCGCTTCTGTACAAGCGCCGGCATCGCCAGCAGCGACACGAGAAAGACAAAGACCAGCCCCCACAGCGCCGCCGCGCTGAGGCCGTAGCCCAGCCACGGCGCACGGGCGCGCAACTGGTAAGCATAGAACACCGCACTGGCGCCCAGGCAGCATGCGGCGGCAAGCAGGCACACCCCCACGCCGGCCGCACGGCATCCGTACAAGCGCAGGCCGGTGAAAAAGGCGCGTACGGCGCCGTCGCGCGTGTCGATGAGCTCCTTCACCATGTGGGCCAGGCCGGCGGCGAGCACGGGCCATACGACGCCGAGCGTCACGCCGAGCAGCGGTATGCCCAAATAGAAGGCCACGGCCAGGTCCTCACTCAAGAACGCGCCAAGAGCGAGACTGCCCGGCGCCAGGAGCACGAGCGCGATACACACATTCACCACGAGCAGTTTGCCGAGGTGATCATAGGCTACCCAGAATGTCATCTTGAGTGCACGTCGCAACATGGCGCCGCCAAAACACGCTGAGAGGGCATGCGAACCGGCCCGGGCTCACAGAAAGACGCGTACGCGGCTGCGCTTGCGCAATTCCGCGATCCACTTCTGGTACCGCTCGTCCGCGTACCGGGAACGCAGCAGCGGCTCGATGTCCGTTCGCGCTTCCTCGAAGGAGGCCAGACCCGCGCCCTCCTTCTCTTCCACTTTCAGCAGTTGGAAACCCCACTGGGTCTCAATAATCTCGCTAATGCCGCCTTCCGCGAGCGCAAAAGCCGCGTTCTCCAGTTCCGGCACCAGGTCGCCGCGGCTGACCCATCCCATCAGGCCGCCATCCGCCGCATCCGGTCCCTCGGAGTACTGTTTCGCCAGTTCGGCGAAGTCCGCGCCGAGCCGGGCCTCTTCGGCAACGGCCTCGAGCCGCGCCTTTACCCGCGCCCGTTCCGCGGCATCGTCGCCCGCACTCAGAAACACGCGCCGCAGCTTGACCCGCTCCGGCCGGGAGAATGCGTCTTGATGGTCCTGGTAGTACTGCCGCGCGTCGGCCTCCGAGATAACCGCTTCCTGCTCAAACGTCCGGTGTTTCTGAACCCCCACCGAGATAGCCATGATCTGTTTGCGCAGGCTCTCGCGGAAATCGCTCATCGATTCGCCCGCGGTTTCCAGCACCCGGCGGAACTCTTCCGGCGAGTTGTAGCCTTGGACAATCTTGTCCAGCCGCTCTTCCACGTCCTTGTCCGTCACTTCGATCCCCGCCAAAAGCGCTTCCCGATACAGGATCTTCCGCTCAATGGCCGTATCGAGCGCCTCGCGCACGGCTTTCTCCCGGTCCTGTTCGAAGGAAGTGGAAGAAGCCGCTTTCAGGCGCAGGTCCTCGAGCAGCGGAGTGATCTCGCTCAAGACCTCGCTCAGCAGAATCACTTCCGTGTCCACCGTCGCGGCGATCTGGTCCACAAGTTCGGCGCGCACCGGCGCACCCGCCGCCACAACAGCCGCGAACGCCAGCACTACGCAACCCCATCGCATTTTCACCTTACGCAACCTCCCAGCATCTTGCGCGCGCCGCCACTCTCACGGCAGGACACGCCGCACCAGCCGAATAGGATAGCACACGTTTCCCTCACCGCGCCAAAGTGCGCATCCGCCGGCCAAGCGCGGGCGAACCGCCGCCCGCCCGCGCCGCCCGGCGTGTTTCCAGGGCGTTCAGCCCTCGCCGGCTGCTTCGGCTACGTCGCCTGCGCCAGTGTCTATCGTGAGTTCGTCGCTGTAATCCTGCAATTCCGCGACCTTCAGCACCGGTTGCGACTTCTGATAATGCGGACTGCCCGTGCCGGCCGGGATCAAGTGACCGATGATCACATTTTCCTTCAGCCCGGCCAGATGGTCCTTCTTGCCGCTGAGGGCCGCGTCAGTAAGCACGCGCGTGGTCTGTTGGAACGAGGCGGCGGCAATGAAGCTCTCCGTCGAAAGCGCCGCTTTCGTGATGCCCTGCAGCACCGGCTCGGCTTCCGCCGGGCGCCCGTTCTTCCGCTGCGTCTGCTCGTTGACCTCGGCGAAGCGGATCTTGTCCACTTCCTCGTGGGCCAGGAACTGCGTGTCGCCCGGATCGTCTTTGATGCGCACCTTGCGCAGCATCTGGCGGATAATCACCTCGATGTGCTTATCGTTCGTGCGCACGCCCTGCAACCGGTAGACCTGCTGCACCTCATCGAGCAGATACCGGCGCAGCGCGTCTTCTCCCTGCACCTCGAGGATGTCCTGCGGGATGACCGGGCCGTCGGTCAGCCGCTGCCCGGCATAGACGCGGTCGCCCGTCTGCACGTTCAGATGCTTCCCGGGCGGAATCGTGTAATCGCGCTCTTTGCCGACCGGCGGGACCACCTTGAGGCGACGCATGCCCTTGACCGTGCCGCCCAGTTCGACGATGCCGTCGATGTGGCTGATTACGGCCGGGTCTTTCGGCTGCCGCGCCTCAAACAACTCCGCTACGCGGGGCAGACCGCCCGTGATGTCTTTTGTCTTGCTGATCTGGCGCGGGGTTTTCGCCAGGATATCGCCCGCGCGCACCTTCGCGCCGTCCTCGACCAGCACGTGCGTCTGCTGCGGCACCGTCGCGAAGGACAACACCTCGTCTTCCTTGCCGAGAATCGTGATCTGCGGGTGCAGGTCCTGCTTGTGCTCCGTGATGATGCGCTCCTCGAGACCCGTGTCCGGGTTCGTCTCGACGCGCATCGTCACGCCCTCGACCATGCCCTCGAGCCGCACCGTGCCGGACGCTTCCGCCATAATCGAAACGTTGTAGGGGTCCCAGTGATACAGGACCTGGCCCTTGCGCGCCTTCTGGACATCGTCCACATACAGAATACAGCCCGTCGGGACCGCATATCGGTGCAGTTCCTTGCCATCCTGGTCCAGGATGCCGATTTCGCCGCCCCGGTTGACGACGACCCGGTTGTTTTCCCGGTTGACTGCCGTGCGCACGCTGCGGTATTCAACCGTGCCGCCCTCGACCGCCTTCACCTCGCTGCTCTCGACTTGGCGCGTCGCGGCGCCGCCGATGTGGAACGTGCGCATGGTCAACTGCGTGCCCGGTTCGCCAATGGACTGCGCCGCGATGATGCCGACGGCCTCGCCCATTTCCACCAGCTTGCCTGTCGCCAGATTGCGCCCGTAGCACATGGCGCAGACGCCGCGCTTCGC contains these protein-coding regions:
- a CDS encoding peptidylprolyl isomerase, whose amino-acid sequence is MKMRWGCVVLAFAAVVAAGAPVRAELVDQIAATVDTEVILLSEVLSEITPLLEDLRLKAASSTSFEQDREKAVREALDTAIERKILYREALLAGIEVTDKDVEERLDKIVQGYNSPEEFRRVLETAGESMSDFRESLRKQIMAISVGVQKHRTFEQEAVISEADARQYYQDHQDAFSRPERVKLRRVFLSAGDDAAERARVKARLEAVAEEARLGADFAELAKQYSEGPDAADGGLMGWVSRGDLVPELENAAFALAEGGISEIIETQWGFQLLKVEEKEGAGLASFEEARTDIEPLLRSRYADERYQKWIAELRKRSRVRVFL